One Chanodichthys erythropterus isolate Z2021 chromosome 22, ASM2448905v1, whole genome shotgun sequence DNA window includes the following coding sequences:
- the LOC137012687 gene encoding urokinase plasminogen activator surface receptor-like, with protein MDLQISVFLLFILFTAGHSLRCYECMGLTGSCAGQTIKTCPSGSLQCESSTAVVQVGDITSKVKAKDCASACQSGSMNLGIVKAITSCCNTDQCNVQDAPDPSKNGKTCYTCDGQTCTTILSCSGTEDRCIKAKVNFGGQSAVAKGCASKSVCDATTSVAGIESVSCCEGNLCNGAQSVSQSFLFLCCSLLSYFLLH; from the exons ATGGATCTGCAAATCTCAGTTTTTCTTCTCTTCATTCTTTTCACTGCAG GACACTCTCTCAGATGTTATGAGTGTATGGGTCTGACAGGTTCTTGTGCGGGACAAACCATAAAAACATGTCCCAGTGGATCTCTTCAGTGCGAGAGTTCAACAGCAGTGGTACAAGTTG GTGACATCACTTCAAAAGTGAAGGCTAAAGATTGTGCTTCTGCCTGTCAAAGTGGGTCCATGAACTTAGGCATTGTAAAGGCGATTACTTCCTGTTGTAACACAGACCAGTGTAACGTCCAAGATGCTCCAG ATCCCTCTAAAAATGGAAAGACATGTTACACCTGTGATGGACAGACCTGCACAACCATTTTGAGTTGTTCAGGGACTGAAGACCGCTGCATTAAAGCAAAAG TGAATTTTGGAGGCCAGTCAGCTGTTGCAAAAGGCTGTGCATCTAAATCAGTTTGTGATGCCACAACATCAGTTGCTGGTATTGAGAGCGTCTCATGTTGTGAGGGGAATCTGTGTAACGGTGCTCAGAGTGTCTCCCAGAGCTTCCTGTTCCTCTGCTGTTCTCTGCTCTCCTACTTCCTGCTGCACTGA
- the LOC137012691 gene encoding fulditoxin-like isoform X1: MDLRVSVILLLIFLTGGNSLKCYSCLPDSTGSCKAKVETCPVGFSKCARSVLEQTVGSSKVFFTSKVCADKCVPGTHQIDEGMLSLHCCDTDLCNAADGVFKGSFLLLFSPLLFYFLFQ, translated from the exons ATGGATCTGCGAGTCTCTGTCATTCTTCTTTTAATTTTTCTCACTGGAG GAAATTCTCTCAAGTGTTACTCGTGCTTACCTGATTCGACGGGTTCCTGTAAAGCAAAAGTGGAGACATGTCCAGTTGGATTTTCTAAATGTGCGAGGAGTGTACTGGAACAAACAGTTG GTTCATCTAAGGTGTTTTTCACATCTAAAGTGTGTGCAGATAAGTGTGTACCAGGGACCCATCAGATAGATGAAGGGATGTTGTCTCTCCACTGCTGTGACACTGACCTTTGCAATGCAGCAG ATGGAGTGTTTAAGGGAAGCTTCCTCCTGCTCTTCTCTCCTCTGCTCTTCTACTTCCTGTTTCAGTGA
- the LOC137012691 gene encoding fulditoxin-like isoform X3, producing the protein MDLRVSVILLLIFLTGGNSLKCYSCLPDSTGSCKAKVETCPVGFSKCARSVLEQTVGSSKVFFTSKVCADKCVPGTHQIDEGMLSLHCCDTDLCNAAVSPDSRLQILQ; encoded by the exons ATGGATCTGCGAGTCTCTGTCATTCTTCTTTTAATTTTTCTCACTGGAG GAAATTCTCTCAAGTGTTACTCGTGCTTACCTGATTCGACGGGTTCCTGTAAAGCAAAAGTGGAGACATGTCCAGTTGGATTTTCTAAATGTGCGAGGAGTGTACTGGAACAAACAGTTG GTTCATCTAAGGTGTTTTTCACATCTAAAGTGTGTGCAGATAAGTGTGTACCAGGGACCCATCAGATAGATGAAGGGATGTTGTCTCTCCACTGCTGTGACACTGACCTTTGCAATGCAGCAG TGAGTCCAGATTCAAGACTTCAGATTCTACAGTGA